Proteins encoded together in one Lathyrus oleraceus cultivar Zhongwan6 chromosome 5, CAAS_Psat_ZW6_1.0, whole genome shotgun sequence window:
- the LOC127080182 gene encoding pollen-specific leucine-rich repeat extensin-like protein 1 yields the protein MLNETTSPSSSSPSSPPYYILSSDNEPCDPQSPTLAQLKARALASQQPLQTEPEPEVTSPPPEQQNPPPSDQPQTPPPAQLNPPPEQPIPSPSEPQPNPQPEQTTPSPSDIPPHKPLPPSSLLFKTK from the coding sequence atgctgaatgaaactACCTCACCATCATCATCCTCACCTTCCTCCCCACCATACTATATTCTTTCATCTGACAACGAACCTTGTGACCCCCAATCCCCCACTCTAGCTCAACTTAAAGCtcgtgctctggcctctcaacagcCATTACAAactgaacctgaacctgaagtcacttccCCACCCCCTGAACAACAAAATCCACCTCCATCTGATCAACCTCAAACACCACCACCTGCACAACTTAATCCACCTCCTGAACAACCAATACCCTCACcatctgaacctcaaccaaaTCCTCAACCCGAACAAACAACACCATCTCCCTCTGATATTCCCCCACACAAACCTCTGCCACCGTCATCACTCCTATTCAAAACCAAATGA
- the LOC127080181 gene encoding eukaryotic translation initiation factor 4 gamma-like, producing the protein MTSEAFKLKGLYEQVRNDFIRDAGIRLQTRLAREAEEKARKEAEEKSSLEEEQRIREAEEKVVIEAVAATIAVEAEAKAKAEAKEAAHIVVEEAAKLSVDALTQGEKSTSGFTPLVLKTLEELQKEQQVVRARLDHQDSVNTNIQILLTQLLQRMPPPPNP; encoded by the coding sequence atgacctctgaagccttcaaactaAAAGGCCTCTATGaacaagtccgcaacgacttcatcagagatgctggAATTAGGCTACAGACTCGCTTGGCTAGAGAGGCCGAGGAAAAGGCCAGgaaggaagcagaagagaaatCAAGCCTGGAAGAAGAGCAGAGgatcagagaagctgaagaaaaggtTGTTATTGAAGCTGTTGCTGCTACGATTGCTGTTGAGGCTGAGGCAAAAGCAAAAGCTGAAGCGAAAGAAGCAGCACACATTGTCGTAGAGGAAGCTGCCAAGTTAAGTGTTGATGCTTTGACTCAGGGGGAGAAATCTACCTCTGGTTTTACCCCTCTGGTCTTAAAGACTCTGGAGGAACTGCAAAAGGAACAACAAGTGGTACGAGCTAGGTTGGATCACCAGGATTCCGTCAACACCAACATTCAGATCCTGCTGACTCAACTtctccaaaggatgcctccgcccCCAAACCCTTAG